TGGGGAATCGAAGGGCGGAGCGTTGTCGAGCGAGCACGCGAGACCGCGAGCCGGGGTCGCAAGTTCCGAGCTCGACGGAGCGAGGAAACTTGTGACCGAAAGCGTACTCGCGGTTCCCCTTAGGTCTAGGTCCACAAAAAACAACGAGCCCGAGGCGTTAAGCCTCGGGCGACTATGTTTTTGCGGACCTAAGGGGAATCGAAGGGCGGAGGCCAGTTTTGTTCAGTAGAACAAAAGGCCGAGCCGGGGTCGCGGAATTTTATGAGCGTCGGCGAATATACGCCCCTGCGCAATCGCATGGTGATTAGGTGGAACTTGCTTCGCTCTTTTTTATTCCCGTGCAGAGCATAGGGTGTTAAGGGGCGTATATAAGCTCCTCGGCTCGGAGATGAAAACGCAAAGCCGTTTTCATCTCTCTCGCTCTACGTCGCTTATAAAATATCCGTGACCGAAAGCGTACTCGCGGTTCCCCTTATGTCCAAAATTGAGGATAATGATGCCTGTTCTCATTAGTGCCAATAGTATTGTCTGACACTATAACAAAATGATAAGATGTGAATACATATGAGCAATGTATTTATTTTTCACGGAACAGAGGGAAATCCCGATGAAAATTGGTTTCCATGGTTAAAACGGGAATTGGAGCAAAAGGACTGTAAGGTCTTTGTGCCACAATTTCCCTCGCCACCAATAGTGCCAGCAAAAATAGCAGAGTGGTTTGATGTTCTAAAAAACTATAAGCATTACATAAATGAAAATACTATTCTCGTTGGTCATAGTTTAGGTGGAATATTCGCCTTGCGAATATTAGAAAAATTAGGGCATCCTATAAAAGCTGCTATTTTTGTTGGAACACCTGTCGGCGTTCGGCCGATTAAGAACTATGACCGAGACAATGGTTTTAGTGGTTTTTCTTTTGAGTGGGAGTCACTAAAAAAGAAAGCCACTGACTTTGTGGTTTTTCAATCCGATGATGACCCTTATGTCGGTTTAGAAAATGGTAAGGAACTTTCAAAAAATCTTGGCGTTGAGCTTTCTTTTATACCGAACGCCGG
Above is a genomic segment from bacterium containing:
- a CDS encoding alpha/beta fold hydrolase, whose protein sequence is MSNVFIFHGTEGNPDENWFPWLKRELEQKDCKVFVPQFPSPPIVPAKIAEWFDVLKNYKHYINENTILVGHSLGGIFALRILEKLGHPIKAAIFVGTPVGVRPIKNYDRDNGFSGFSFEWESLKKKATDFVVFQSDDDPYVGLENGKELSKNLGVELSFIPNAGHFNKRAGYLKFEKLRDKVLEILEK